One genomic segment of Suttonella sp. R2A3 includes these proteins:
- a CDS encoding TRAP transporter large permease: MTTIFLFTLLFTGMLLGMPVAVALGFSSVLTLLFFTNDSLASISQQFYSATSEHYTLLAIPFFILSSAFLTTGGVARRIINFANDSVGHIRGGLAMASVLACMIFAAVSGSSPATVAAIGSIVIVGMVQAGYPEKLAAGVITTAGTLGILIPPSIVMLVYAAATQESASKLFEAGLVPGLLMGSVLMVAIYIVARIKKLPSLPFPGVKQWFNSGAKAAGGLMLIFIVLGTIYMGIASPTEAAAISAVYAFFIAVWGYRDIGPLKNVPWRKEDEAIGAAVIRNLGISLLAIPKTFTNHEVRDSILDAAKVSIMLLFIIANAMLFAHVLTSERIPHHLAEGIVNMNLQPWMFLIIVNILLLIAGAFMEPSAIILIMAPILFPIAVKLGIDPIHLGIIMVVNMELGMLSPPIGLNLFVTSSITGRDLGWVIKAVVPWFLLLIFFLGLITYVPEITLAFPNYLDQLRSGG, translated from the coding sequence ATGACCACAATTTTCCTATTTACCTTGTTATTTACCGGGATGCTGCTCGGCATGCCCGTCGCCGTGGCGTTAGGTTTTTCATCCGTATTAACCCTGCTCTTTTTTACCAACGATTCATTGGCGAGCATCTCGCAGCAATTCTATAGTGCCACCAGTGAGCATTACACCTTACTCGCGATTCCATTTTTCATCCTCTCTTCAGCATTTTTGACTACCGGCGGTGTCGCTCGGCGAATTATCAATTTTGCCAACGATAGCGTGGGGCATATTCGTGGTGGTTTAGCGATGGCTTCCGTGTTGGCGTGTATGATTTTTGCTGCAGTTTCGGGTTCATCGCCTGCGACGGTCGCAGCAATCGGCTCAATTGTGATTGTTGGCATGGTCCAAGCAGGCTACCCGGAAAAGCTCGCAGCGGGGGTCATTACCACCGCCGGCACCTTGGGTATTTTGATTCCGCCATCGATCGTTATGCTCGTTTATGCAGCTGCTACACAGGAATCCGCTTCTAAACTCTTTGAAGCCGGATTGGTTCCAGGATTGCTGATGGGTAGCGTATTGATGGTCGCGATTTATATCGTTGCACGGATCAAGAAACTCCCTTCTCTGCCTTTTCCAGGAGTAAAGCAGTGGTTTAACAGTGGCGCTAAAGCTGCTGGTGGCTTAATGCTCATTTTTATCGTGCTCGGCACAATTTATATGGGTATTGCCAGCCCTACAGAAGCCGCGGCCATTTCTGCGGTTTATGCCTTCTTCATTGCGGTATGGGGCTATCGTGATATTGGGCCATTAAAAAATGTGCCCTGGCGTAAAGAAGATGAAGCGATTGGCGCTGCAGTAATACGAAATCTCGGCATTTCGTTACTCGCGATCCCGAAAACCTTCACCAACCATGAAGTGCGCGATAGTATTCTCGATGCCGCAAAAGTGAGCATCATGCTGCTGTTCATTATCGCAAACGCCATGTTATTTGCGCATGTGCTGACCAGCGAGCGGATTCCGCACCATCTCGCTGAAGGGATTGTGAATATGAACCTCCAGCCTTGGATGTTCCTGATTATCGTCAATATCCTGCTGTTGATTGCGGGTGCATTTATGGAGCCTTCAGCGATCATCCTGATTATGGCGCCGATCTTATTCCCAATCGCGGTTAAGTTAGGCATTGATCCTATTCACTTAGGGATTATCATGGTGGTTAATATGGAGCTCGGCATGCTCTCACCACCAATCGGGTTGAACCTGTTTGTGACTTCTTCGATTACCGGACGTGATTTAGGTTGGGTGATCAAGGCTGTGGTGCCGTGGTTCTTGCTGTTGATTTTCTTCCTCGGCTTAATCACTTATGTGCCGGAAATCACCTTGGCGTTCCCGAACTACTTAGACCAACTACGTAGTGGTGGATAA
- the rlmB gene encoding 23S rRNA (guanosine(2251)-2'-O)-methyltransferase RlmB: protein MKTQQWIGGVHALTQALEKGQILRIQVADNKRSKKVLALIEAAQAAGVSVETVPAYAIDMTLPGVKHQGVIAAVRQESGQAHDWQSAIAGVENPLILILDSIQDPHNLGACLRSAAAAGVDAVLIPNSRAAEVNATVKKVACGGADIVPVFSVANLRREIQQMQQQGIWVVGGAGETEQTLYEVDLNLPLAIVVGNEGDGIHYGIRQQCDYLAAIPMDERMESLNVSVACALMLFEARRQRYFR, encoded by the coding sequence ATGAAAACACAGCAGTGGATTGGGGGTGTGCATGCCCTCACTCAGGCATTAGAAAAAGGACAAATACTGCGCATTCAGGTTGCTGATAATAAGCGCTCGAAAAAGGTATTAGCGCTAATTGAGGCCGCCCAAGCTGCCGGTGTCTCGGTGGAAACAGTGCCTGCTTATGCCATAGATATGACGCTTCCCGGAGTCAAACATCAAGGGGTGATTGCCGCTGTTCGCCAAGAATCAGGTCAGGCACACGATTGGCAGAGTGCGATCGCTGGCGTTGAAAACCCGTTGATCTTGATTCTCGACAGCATCCAAGACCCGCATAACTTGGGCGCATGCTTACGCAGCGCTGCCGCTGCTGGCGTTGATGCGGTGTTGATTCCTAACAGCCGTGCGGCGGAAGTGAACGCCACGGTGAAGAAAGTCGCCTGTGGTGGCGCGGATATTGTGCCGGTATTTAGCGTCGCGAATCTACGTCGTGAAATTCAACAGATGCAGCAGCAGGGTATTTGGGTCGTTGGTGGCGCGGGTGAAACAGAACAGACGCTTTATGAGGTCGATTTAAACCTTCCGCTTGCGATTGTGGTGGGTAATGAAGGTGATGGGATTCATTATGGTATTCGCCAGCAATGCGATTATCTAGCCGCGATTCCGATGGACGAACGCATGGAAAGCCTGAATGTATCGGTGGCGTGTGCGCTGATGCTTTTTGAAGCACGCCGACAAAGATACTTTAGGTAA